The genomic segment GAAAACCCTAGAACATTCTCAGGTGCTCGACGATCGGCCCTAGCGCCAGCGCCGGGAAGAAGGAGAGCGCGCCGACAAGCAGCACGATGAGGATGAGCAGGAATACGAACGTCATATTGCAGGTCGAGAGCGTTCCCGCCGATTCCGGCGTGTGCTTCTTCGTCACCAGGCTGCCGGCGATCGCCAGCGTCGCGGTCATCGGGACGAAACGTACAAAGAGCATCACGAGGCCGATCGCCGAATTGAGAAACGGGGTGTTCGCGTTGAATCCCGCGAAGGCCGACCCGTTGTTGCCGCCCGCGGAGGAGAAGGCGTAGAGCAGCTCCGAGAAACCGTGGGGGCCTGGGTTGTTCATGCTTGCGGGCACCGAGGGCACCAGCGCCGCGATACCGCTGCCGATGAGGATCGCCACGGGGGTCGCGAGGCAGATGAGAACGGCCATGCGCATTTCGAAGGGGTCGATCTTCTTGCCGAGATACTCCGGCGTGCGTCCGACCATCAGCCCGATGATAAAGACCGTCAGGATCACGAAGCCGATCATTCCGTAGAGGCCGCAGCCTACGCCTCCGTAGATGACCTCTCCCAGCTGCATCAGCAGCATCGGCACGAGGCCGCCGAGCGGCGTGAAGCTGTCGTGCATCGCGTTGACCGAACCGTTGGAGGCGGCGGTCGTAAATACCGCCCAGGTGGCGGAGCTGGCGATGCCGAAGCGGCTCTCCTTGCCCTCCATATTGCCGCCCGGCTGCATCGTCGAGCTGATATCAACATTCCCGCCCTGAGCCAGCTGCGGCGTCGCCGCCTGTTCACAGTATCCGACGATCGCCAGCGAGGCGATGAGCACGAGGAACATGGCGAGGAAGATGGCCCTTCCCTGCCGTCTGTCCTTCACGCCCCTGCCGTATGAGAAACAGAGCGCCACGGGGATGACCAGCAGCGCCAACATCTCCAGCAGGTTTGAGAAGGGGGTGGGGTTTTCAAGGGCATTCGCGGAGTTTGCGCCGTTATACCCGCCGCCGTTCGTCCCGAGCTGCTTTGGCGCGACCTGGCTTGCCTGCGGCCCCATCGGGACGATTTGCTGCGAGACCGTGGCGCCGTCCTCAAGCGTGACCGGCTCCATCAGCTCCACCGTCTCATAGGGCAGATAATTCTGCATCACGCCCTGGGAGACGAGCGCCACGGCGATGACCAGCGAAAGCGGGATCATCACATAGAGAACGGCGCGCGTGATGTCCGTCCAGAAGGAGCCGATGCCCTTTGATTTAACTCTTACGATGCCGCGTATCAGCGCGAAAAGCACCGCGATCCCCGCGCCGGCGGAGACAAAATTTTGTACCGTCAGGCTGAGCGCCTGGGAGAAATAACTCAGAGTGTTTTCTCCCGAATAGGCCTGCCAGTTTGTATTGGTGACGAAGCTGGAGGCGGTGTTGAAGGCCAGGTGCCAGCTAAGGCCGGGGAGCCTCTCCGGATTGAGCGGCAGATGACCCTGCAGCATCAGCATCGCGGTGAGGCCGACGAGGCAGACCGCCGAGAAGGCCAGCGCGCAGAGCGCGTAGAGCTTCCAGCCCATGTCCTCATCCTTGTCGACGCCGAGAATTCTGTAAATCACGTTCTCGCAGGGGACAAGGACCGGTGAAAGAAAGACTCTCTCGCCGTTCATCGCCTTGGCGATATAGCTGCCAAGCGGTAGCGCGATCCCCACGAGAATTGCGACATAGGCGACATACTGTATCACGGAACTCATGCTCTTACATCCTCTTTCCTGAAAATTTTACCTGTCGGCCCGTTTGACTTTTTAGACGGGATCTCATCCTCATGGGGCCCGCAGTCGCAGTCCTCGAAGGCATACCTCTTTATATTGGGGCTCTCGACAAAAAAGCTCCCCGAAGCTTCCATATTGAAATGCGCCGGACGATAGCCGGGGTTGAGCGCCCAGGCGGCGCGAAAGTGCCGCATCGCGCCGCTGTGGTCTCCGCTCTCCTCCAGCAGTATGCCGAGCAGGTTATGTGGCTCCGCCGCGTCAGGGTAACTCTCCATCGCCTTTGCGATGCGCAGCGCGCACTCGGCGTGGTCATACTTCCTGCTCATGATGCTTTTCTTTATATAGGAACAGAGCTCCGCCAGTCCCTTATCGCCGGTCGCGGTGGTTTTTTCTTCAGCCATCGTCATTTCCTCCTAATGCGTTCTCATTTTTCTCAGACTCATGATTTGTCGTCCTTCAGCAATGTGTAGCACAGCCAGAAAAAATATATACAGGCGATAACGCCGCTTGCTATTACGATCAGGTGCATCTGTGCAGCCCCCCTTGTCATCTTGTGAGGCAGATTCTACAGAAAAAGCTGTGAAAGCGATGTGAGAGAGTTAGCCTGGATGTGAAAATCCTGTGAGAAATCGGCGTTTATACGCGCCGCTGACTTAGCTCAACAAGGGCGGAAAATCCTCAACGCACCAAAGTGCGCCTGCGGTTTTCCGTCCTTATTTCG from the Cloacibacillus sp. genome contains:
- the kdpA gene encoding potassium-transporting ATPase subunit KdpA, whose amino-acid sequence is MSSVIQYVAYVAILVGIALPLGSYIAKAMNGERVFLSPVLVPCENVIYRILGVDKDEDMGWKLYALCALAFSAVCLVGLTAMLMLQGHLPLNPERLPGLSWHLAFNTASSFVTNTNWQAYSGENTLSYFSQALSLTVQNFVSAGAGIAVLFALIRGIVRVKSKGIGSFWTDITRAVLYVMIPLSLVIAVALVSQGVMQNYLPYETVELMEPVTLEDGATVSQQIVPMGPQASQVAPKQLGTNGGGYNGANSANALENPTPFSNLLEMLALLVIPVALCFSYGRGVKDRRQGRAIFLAMFLVLIASLAIVGYCEQAATPQLAQGGNVDISSTMQPGGNMEGKESRFGIASSATWAVFTTAASNGSVNAMHDSFTPLGGLVPMLLMQLGEVIYGGVGCGLYGMIGFVILTVFIIGLMVGRTPEYLGKKIDPFEMRMAVLICLATPVAILIGSGIAALVPSVPASMNNPGPHGFSELLYAFSSAGGNNGSAFAGFNANTPFLNSAIGLVMLFVRFVPMTATLAIAGSLVTKKHTPESAGTLSTCNMTFVFLLILIVLLVGALSFFPALALGPIVEHLRMF